Proteins from a genomic interval of Schistocerca piceifrons isolate TAMUIC-IGC-003096 chromosome 3, iqSchPice1.1, whole genome shotgun sequence:
- the LOC124787691 gene encoding DNA-binding protein D-ETS-4 isoform X3 yields the protein MPQTVPSAGFTPPCDYSQYFAAELFDLSLLPDPCELPSPQGMSFYGGQQPPQGPPQQGSGGTQPGPGGHPIKEEPIWQQHLPQQQLGPVSPSQRCPSSPVKHEEQSLDLRAVLSEHQMLLQDIKEEPVHHQHQRSPSHQETSVPLMFPEPQPGPSSAQSGLQSLPVPVATASGSRGSDDHKLLREFLRDPSFQKKYNLKPFEFAGLGSGFVSEERLDLQLGLGSTCTERMEPVLRLAIEQLRRDVGETCSQLGISPDPVGWSTTDVQKWLLWALHHNSLPVINMEYFEMDGASLVQLSETDFQQRAPHSGSILHAQLEIWKVACQDLEGVAGPSGSSVPMQMQPTLPWNNGSGAGNASSSSSSAGEPSDDEDEEEAPTPPPMGSTATGTLSPHTGGGKAPSSRSQGGSGAGSGSHIHLWQFLKELLASPQLHGSCIRWLDRSKGVFKIEDSVRVARLWGKRKNRPAMNYDKLSRSIRQYYKKGIMKKTERSQRLVYQFCHPYSL from the exons ATGCCGCAGACGGTTCCGTCAGCCGGTTTCACGCCCCCGTGCGACTACAGCCAGTACTTTGCGGCAGAGTTATTCGACCTGTCGCTACTGCCAGACCCGTGCGAGCTACCGTCACCGCAGGGCATGTCATTCTACGGAGGTCAGCAACCGCCACAGGGGCCACCTCAGCAAGGCTCTGGTGGAACCCAGCCGGGCCCTGGGGGCCACCCCATTAAAGAGGAACCCATTTGGCAACAACATCTCCCACAGCAGCAGCTGGGACCAGTGTCGCCGTCACAGCGCTGTCCGTCATCTCCGGTCAAGCACGAAGAACAGAGTTTGGACTTGCGTGCCGTTCTTTCGGAACATCAGATGCTACTACAGGACATAAAAGAAGAGCCAGTACATCACCAGCACCAAAG ATCACCATCACACCAGGAAACTAGTGTGCCTCTTATGTTCCCTGAGCCACAACCTGGGCCATCATCTGCCCAAAGTGGGTTGCAGTCACTGCCAGTACCTGTAGCAACAGCATCAGGTTCTCGAGGTTCTGATGATCACAAACTGTTGAGAGAGTTCCTGAGGGATCCTTCCTTCCAGAAAAAGTACAATTTGAAACCTTTCGAATTTGCTGGCCTTGGCAGTGGATTTGTATCCGAAGAGAGGCTCGACTTGCAGCTAGGTCTGGGTTCCACATGTACCGAACGAATGGAGCCTGTACTGAGATTGGCTATAGAGCAGCTGAGGAGAGATGTCGGTGAAACATGTTCACAGCTGGGTATTTCACCAG ATCCTGTAGGCTGGTCAACCACTGACGTACAGAAATGGTTGCTGTGGGCATTGCATCATAATTCTTTACCTGTAATCAATATGGAGTACTTTGAGATGGATGGTGCATCCTTAGTACAACTTTCTGAAACGGATTTTCAGCAGAGGGCTCCACAT AGTGGTAGTATTCTGCATGCACAGCTAGAGATCTGGAAGGTTGCATGCCAGGACCTTGAGGGTGTAGCAGGTCCTAGTGGATCATCAGTACCAATGCAAATGCAACCTACTTTGCCTTGGAACAATGGCAGTGGAGCTGGAAATGCCAGTTCTAGCAGTTCAAGTGCTGGTGAGCCCTCAGATG ATGAGGATGAAGAGGAAGCACCAACTCCTCCACCAATGGGATCAACTGCAACCGGTACACTGAGCCCACATACTGGAGGAGGGAAGGCTCCATCAAGTCGCAGCCAGGGAGGTTCTGGAGCGGGTTCAGGATCACACATCCATCTGTGGCAGTTTCTGAAGGAGCTGTTGGCATCACCTCAGCTGCATGGATCATGCATACGGTGGTTAGACCGTTCAAAAGGAGTTTTCAAAATTGAAGATTCAGTTAGGGTGGCTCGTCTCTGGGGCAAGCGCAAGAACCGACCAGCGATGAACTATGATAAGTTGTCGCGATCCATACGGCAGTACTACAAGAAGGGTATCATGAAGAAAACAGAGCGTTCCCAGAGGCTTGTTTATCAGTTTTGCCACCCGTACAGTCTTTAA
- the LOC124787691 gene encoding DNA-binding protein D-ETS-4 isoform X1, whose protein sequence is MCDLMYFDALREPMPQTVPSAGFTPPCDYSQYFAAELFDLSLLPDPCELPSPQGMSFYGGQQPPQGPPQQGSGGTQPGPGGHPIKEEPIWQQHLPQQQLGPVSPSQRCPSSPVKHEEQSLDLRAVLSEHQMLLQDIKEEPVHHQHQRSPSHQETSVPLMFPEPQPGPSSAQSGLQSLPVPVATASGSRGSDDHKLLREFLRDPSFQKKYNLKPFEFAGLGSGFVSEERLDLQLGLGSTCTERMEPVLRLAIEQLRRDVGETCSQLGISPDPVGWSTTDVQKWLLWALHHNSLPVINMEYFEMDGASLVQLSETDFQQRAPHSGSILHAQLEIWKVACQDLEGVAGPSGSSVPMQMQPTLPWNNGSGAGNASSSSSSAGEPSDDEDEEEAPTPPPMGSTATGTLSPHTGGGKAPSSRSQGGSGAGSGSHIHLWQFLKELLASPQLHGSCIRWLDRSKGVFKIEDSVRVARLWGKRKNRPAMNYDKLSRSIRQYYKKGIMKKTERSQRLVYQFCHPYSL, encoded by the exons ATGCCGCAGACGGTTCCGTCAGCCGGTTTCACGCCCCCGTGCGACTACAGCCAGTACTTTGCGGCAGAGTTATTCGACCTGTCGCTACTGCCAGACCCGTGCGAGCTACCGTCACCGCAGGGCATGTCATTCTACGGAGGTCAGCAACCGCCACAGGGGCCACCTCAGCAAGGCTCTGGTGGAACCCAGCCGGGCCCTGGGGGCCACCCCATTAAAGAGGAACCCATTTGGCAACAACATCTCCCACAGCAGCAGCTGGGACCAGTGTCGCCGTCACAGCGCTGTCCGTCATCTCCGGTCAAGCACGAAGAACAGAGTTTGGACTTGCGTGCCGTTCTTTCGGAACATCAGATGCTACTACAGGACATAAAAGAAGAGCCAGTACATCACCAGCACCAAAG ATCACCATCACACCAGGAAACTAGTGTGCCTCTTATGTTCCCTGAGCCACAACCTGGGCCATCATCTGCCCAAAGTGGGTTGCAGTCACTGCCAGTACCTGTAGCAACAGCATCAGGTTCTCGAGGTTCTGATGATCACAAACTGTTGAGAGAGTTCCTGAGGGATCCTTCCTTCCAGAAAAAGTACAATTTGAAACCTTTCGAATTTGCTGGCCTTGGCAGTGGATTTGTATCCGAAGAGAGGCTCGACTTGCAGCTAGGTCTGGGTTCCACATGTACCGAACGAATGGAGCCTGTACTGAGATTGGCTATAGAGCAGCTGAGGAGAGATGTCGGTGAAACATGTTCACAGCTGGGTATTTCACCAG ATCCTGTAGGCTGGTCAACCACTGACGTACAGAAATGGTTGCTGTGGGCATTGCATCATAATTCTTTACCTGTAATCAATATGGAGTACTTTGAGATGGATGGTGCATCCTTAGTACAACTTTCTGAAACGGATTTTCAGCAGAGGGCTCCACAT AGTGGTAGTATTCTGCATGCACAGCTAGAGATCTGGAAGGTTGCATGCCAGGACCTTGAGGGTGTAGCAGGTCCTAGTGGATCATCAGTACCAATGCAAATGCAACCTACTTTGCCTTGGAACAATGGCAGTGGAGCTGGAAATGCCAGTTCTAGCAGTTCAAGTGCTGGTGAGCCCTCAGATG ATGAGGATGAAGAGGAAGCACCAACTCCTCCACCAATGGGATCAACTGCAACCGGTACACTGAGCCCACATACTGGAGGAGGGAAGGCTCCATCAAGTCGCAGCCAGGGAGGTTCTGGAGCGGGTTCAGGATCACACATCCATCTGTGGCAGTTTCTGAAGGAGCTGTTGGCATCACCTCAGCTGCATGGATCATGCATACGGTGGTTAGACCGTTCAAAAGGAGTTTTCAAAATTGAAGATTCAGTTAGGGTGGCTCGTCTCTGGGGCAAGCGCAAGAACCGACCAGCGATGAACTATGATAAGTTGTCGCGATCCATACGGCAGTACTACAAGAAGGGTATCATGAAGAAAACAGAGCGTTCCCAGAGGCTTGTTTATCAGTTTTGCCACCCGTACAGTCTTTAA
- the LOC124787691 gene encoding DNA-binding protein D-ETS-4 isoform X2, which yields MLPYCQSAEMPQTVPSAGFTPPCDYSQYFAAELFDLSLLPDPCELPSPQGMSFYGGQQPPQGPPQQGSGGTQPGPGGHPIKEEPIWQQHLPQQQLGPVSPSQRCPSSPVKHEEQSLDLRAVLSEHQMLLQDIKEEPVHHQHQRSPSHQETSVPLMFPEPQPGPSSAQSGLQSLPVPVATASGSRGSDDHKLLREFLRDPSFQKKYNLKPFEFAGLGSGFVSEERLDLQLGLGSTCTERMEPVLRLAIEQLRRDVGETCSQLGISPDPVGWSTTDVQKWLLWALHHNSLPVINMEYFEMDGASLVQLSETDFQQRAPHSGSILHAQLEIWKVACQDLEGVAGPSGSSVPMQMQPTLPWNNGSGAGNASSSSSSAGEPSDDEDEEEAPTPPPMGSTATGTLSPHTGGGKAPSSRSQGGSGAGSGSHIHLWQFLKELLASPQLHGSCIRWLDRSKGVFKIEDSVRVARLWGKRKNRPAMNYDKLSRSIRQYYKKGIMKKTERSQRLVYQFCHPYSL from the exons ATGCCGCAGACGGTTCCGTCAGCCGGTTTCACGCCCCCGTGCGACTACAGCCAGTACTTTGCGGCAGAGTTATTCGACCTGTCGCTACTGCCAGACCCGTGCGAGCTACCGTCACCGCAGGGCATGTCATTCTACGGAGGTCAGCAACCGCCACAGGGGCCACCTCAGCAAGGCTCTGGTGGAACCCAGCCGGGCCCTGGGGGCCACCCCATTAAAGAGGAACCCATTTGGCAACAACATCTCCCACAGCAGCAGCTGGGACCAGTGTCGCCGTCACAGCGCTGTCCGTCATCTCCGGTCAAGCACGAAGAACAGAGTTTGGACTTGCGTGCCGTTCTTTCGGAACATCAGATGCTACTACAGGACATAAAAGAAGAGCCAGTACATCACCAGCACCAAAG ATCACCATCACACCAGGAAACTAGTGTGCCTCTTATGTTCCCTGAGCCACAACCTGGGCCATCATCTGCCCAAAGTGGGTTGCAGTCACTGCCAGTACCTGTAGCAACAGCATCAGGTTCTCGAGGTTCTGATGATCACAAACTGTTGAGAGAGTTCCTGAGGGATCCTTCCTTCCAGAAAAAGTACAATTTGAAACCTTTCGAATTTGCTGGCCTTGGCAGTGGATTTGTATCCGAAGAGAGGCTCGACTTGCAGCTAGGTCTGGGTTCCACATGTACCGAACGAATGGAGCCTGTACTGAGATTGGCTATAGAGCAGCTGAGGAGAGATGTCGGTGAAACATGTTCACAGCTGGGTATTTCACCAG ATCCTGTAGGCTGGTCAACCACTGACGTACAGAAATGGTTGCTGTGGGCATTGCATCATAATTCTTTACCTGTAATCAATATGGAGTACTTTGAGATGGATGGTGCATCCTTAGTACAACTTTCTGAAACGGATTTTCAGCAGAGGGCTCCACAT AGTGGTAGTATTCTGCATGCACAGCTAGAGATCTGGAAGGTTGCATGCCAGGACCTTGAGGGTGTAGCAGGTCCTAGTGGATCATCAGTACCAATGCAAATGCAACCTACTTTGCCTTGGAACAATGGCAGTGGAGCTGGAAATGCCAGTTCTAGCAGTTCAAGTGCTGGTGAGCCCTCAGATG ATGAGGATGAAGAGGAAGCACCAACTCCTCCACCAATGGGATCAACTGCAACCGGTACACTGAGCCCACATACTGGAGGAGGGAAGGCTCCATCAAGTCGCAGCCAGGGAGGTTCTGGAGCGGGTTCAGGATCACACATCCATCTGTGGCAGTTTCTGAAGGAGCTGTTGGCATCACCTCAGCTGCATGGATCATGCATACGGTGGTTAGACCGTTCAAAAGGAGTTTTCAAAATTGAAGATTCAGTTAGGGTGGCTCGTCTCTGGGGCAAGCGCAAGAACCGACCAGCGATGAACTATGATAAGTTGTCGCGATCCATACGGCAGTACTACAAGAAGGGTATCATGAAGAAAACAGAGCGTTCCCAGAGGCTTGTTTATCAGTTTTGCCACCCGTACAGTCTTTAA